Proteins encoded in a region of the Candidatus Bathyarchaeota archaeon genome:
- a CDS encoding right-handed parallel beta-helix repeat-containing protein: protein MRRLCPLMFLFILVASSLCCLAPAQCATPVGGLISSNVTWSRTGSPYILTGPVGVTAGASLTIEAGVTVDFASYYIQVNGTLNARGSGSDIITFTCNGKWWSQVSYIEFMPTSTAYSEQTGLGCIVENARFNITTVRIRDCSPKISGNTFDNAAAVSVEAQGGAPIISDNTINCQLCGGITASGSAKVTNNFVNSSGYIYGIKAEGNVALTNNRVVRCWVGVTASGTCSIKDNVILGCYDTGLTLSGSSVAVEGNYISGNPKNGVVGGGKIRDNTIASNGVGIKNPTAASTIKNNNIVNNSQSSIYLDTADNIDATNNWWGTTDQAAVAASIHDNKNDYNAGIVTYLPMLNSPSSTAPSSPIDQSTPTIAPQPTDAPLPTPTADTQNTQPPDSTPPSVGDQSSGNTETSRGNLVFVLVVAVLVFSIVAVVVFVRQKH, encoded by the coding sequence ATGCGACGGCTCTGTCCTCTCATGTTTCTCTTCATCCTTGTTGCCAGCAGCTTATGCTGCTTAGCCCCCGCCCAATGCGCAACACCAGTGGGAGGCTTAATTTCCTCCAACGTAACTTGGAGCCGAACCGGCAGCCCCTACATCCTAACTGGACCCGTCGGAGTCACCGCAGGCGCCAGCTTAACCATCGAAGCAGGCGTCACCGTGGATTTCGCTTCCTACTATATCCAAGTTAACGGCACCCTGAATGCGAGGGGCAGCGGCAGCGACATAATCACTTTTACATGCAACGGCAAATGGTGGAGCCAAGTCAGCTACATCGAATTTATGCCTACGAGCACCGCATACAGCGAGCAAACGGGGTTAGGCTGCATTGTAGAAAACGCCCGCTTCAATATAACCACTGTCAGAATAAGGGATTGTTCTCCAAAAATAAGTGGCAACACCTTCGATAATGCCGCAGCGGTATCCGTTGAGGCACAAGGCGGCGCTCCCATAATCTCAGATAACACTATCAACTGCCAATTATGCGGAGGAATAACCGCGTCGGGCTCCGCGAAGGTGACAAACAACTTTGTGAACTCCTCAGGCTACATTTACGGCATTAAAGCCGAAGGAAACGTGGCGCTCACAAATAATCGTGTAGTGCGCTGCTGGGTCGGCGTAACCGCCTCTGGCACATGCAGTATAAAAGACAACGTAATTTTGGGCTGCTACGATACGGGCTTAACACTCAGCGGCAGTTCTGTTGCAGTAGAGGGTAACTATATTTCGGGCAACCCTAAAAACGGCGTAGTAGGCGGCGGAAAAATCCGGGACAACACGATAGCCAGCAACGGAGTCGGTATCAAAAACCCCACAGCTGCCTCAACCATCAAAAACAACAACATCGTAAACAACAGCCAAAGCAGCATTTACCTTGACACCGCCGACAACATCGACGCCACAAACAACTGGTGGGGCACAACCGACCAAGCAGCCGTAGCCGCGTCAATACATGATAACAAAAACGACTACAACGCAGGCATCGTCACCTACCTGCCAATGTTGAACTCGCCAAGCTCTACAGCACCCTCGAGTCCCATTGACCAATCAACTCCAACCATCGCGCCCCAGCCGACGGATGCCCCCCTGCCAACGCCGACAGCCGATACCCAAAACACCCAGCCTCCAGACAGCACTCCTCCATCGGTCGGTGACCAATCATCAGGCAACACCGAAACCTCCCGGGGGAATTTAGTTTTTGTACTGGTTGTGGCGGTTCTCGTGTTCTCCATCGTTGCCGTTGTGGTGTTTGTGCGGCAAAAACATTAG
- a CDS encoding acyltransferase family protein, with amino-acid sequence MQQTQIPPKPEQEAIPVDLIRVVAIAGVLLLHAANDLTIQVLSNLEIWRWWIVDIYQSVGRMGVPLFVMLSGALLLAPSKHDEGLGVFFRKRFVRIGLPFLFWGLAYFLWDIYVEQQQATQSFLVQGVLTGPYFQFWYLYMLMGLYLLTPLLRLMVARMTDSLFKYLMVIWFIGSALVPLIGLLSNYQFNSNLFAVPGYVGYFVLGAYLVNVRVQRRYLVALLALGIASTAVLTFQMARTVGGGQTFFFQEYLSPTMILSSIAFFLLLNTVKGPTVAVSGAPSWRYRLLALISANTLAIYLFHMMIMETFWKGYLGLTFNGNTLNSIVGVPLMAAISLLICLGVIVPLKKVPFVCKLIG; translated from the coding sequence ATGCAGCAAACCCAAATCCCCCCTAAACCAGAGCAAGAAGCCATACCGGTAGATCTAATTCGAGTAGTCGCCATAGCCGGAGTGCTGCTTCTACACGCAGCCAACGACTTAACCATCCAGGTTCTCAGCAACCTTGAAATCTGGCGCTGGTGGATCGTGGACATCTACCAGAGCGTGGGACGCATGGGTGTGCCCCTGTTCGTGATGCTTTCCGGCGCCTTGCTGCTTGCACCCTCCAAGCATGACGAGGGATTAGGGGTCTTTTTCCGTAAACGTTTCGTGCGGATTGGGCTGCCGTTTCTTTTCTGGGGACTGGCGTATTTCCTCTGGGACATATACGTGGAGCAGCAGCAGGCAACCCAGAGTTTTCTGGTGCAGGGCGTGTTAACGGGACCCTATTTCCAGTTCTGGTACCTCTACATGCTCATGGGACTCTACTTGCTTACTCCGCTGCTTCGCCTGATGGTTGCACGCATGACCGATAGCCTCTTCAAGTACCTCATGGTAATCTGGTTCATCGGCTCCGCTTTGGTTCCCCTAATTGGGCTGCTAAGCAACTACCAATTCAACAGCAACCTCTTCGCAGTTCCCGGCTACGTGGGCTACTTTGTGCTGGGCGCCTATCTGGTTAATGTGCGGGTGCAACGCCGATACCTGGTTGCGTTGTTAGCTTTAGGCATAGCCTCCACTGCAGTTCTCACTTTCCAGATGGCACGCACAGTCGGCGGCGGACAAACATTCTTCTTCCAAGAGTACCTCAGCCCCACCATGATTCTCTCATCCATCGCGTTCTTCCTGCTACTCAACACAGTCAAGGGGCCAACTGTAGCTGTTTCGGGGGCTCCATCCTGGCGGTATCGGTTGCTGGCGTTGATCAGCGCTAACACCTTGGCGATTTATCTATTCCACATGATGATTATGGAGACGTTTTGGAAGGGCTACTTGGGCTTAACGTTTAACGGGAACACTTTGAATTCGATCGTGGGTGTTCCGTTGATGGCGGCGATTTCTCTTCTGATTTGCCTTGGGGTGATTGTGCCCCTCAAGAAGGTGCCGTTTGTATGCAAACTCATCGGTTAA
- a CDS encoding transcription initiation factor IIB, translated as MSIKKDAPRTSQRQADKCPECGGENLVHDYDTGETVCGDCGLVLYEQMMDKGPEWRAFTQEEKASRSRVGVPTSYSVHDKGLSTAISQVDRDAFGRKLPLSTRLQMWRLRKWQIRSRVHSSIDRNLAQAMAELDRLSDKVYIPPPIKEKAAVVYRKALDKGLVRGRSIAAIAAAALYAACRGSGTPRTLREIAEASLVDKKDVARCYRLLLRELEVHMPIADPLTYVSKIAEKTGISGKTQGAAINILREARRKRAAAGKDPMGLAAAALYIACLQNNEKKTQKDIAEAAGVTEVTVRNRYKTLKKQLNLELPD; from the coding sequence ATGAGCATAAAAAAAGATGCACCCAGAACATCCCAACGTCAGGCTGACAAATGCCCCGAATGCGGCGGCGAAAACCTAGTTCACGATTATGACACAGGCGAAACCGTATGTGGTGACTGCGGCTTGGTCCTTTATGAGCAGATGATGGATAAAGGGCCTGAGTGGCGTGCCTTTACTCAGGAGGAGAAAGCCTCCAGGAGCCGTGTGGGTGTTCCCACTTCCTATTCGGTTCATGATAAGGGTTTATCGACTGCTATTAGCCAGGTTGATCGGGATGCTTTCGGCAGGAAACTTCCGCTTTCGACTCGTCTGCAGATGTGGCGTTTGAGGAAATGGCAGATTCGGAGTCGCGTGCACAGTTCCATTGACCGTAACTTGGCTCAGGCTATGGCGGAGCTTGACCGCTTAAGCGATAAAGTTTACATTCCGCCGCCAATCAAGGAGAAAGCCGCTGTCGTGTACCGTAAAGCCCTCGATAAGGGTTTGGTGCGTGGACGCTCCATCGCGGCTATTGCGGCTGCGGCGCTTTATGCGGCTTGCCGTGGAAGCGGAACTCCCCGAACGCTGCGTGAGATCGCTGAAGCCAGCTTAGTGGACAAGAAAGATGTTGCCCGATGCTACAGGCTGCTGCTGCGTGAACTCGAAGTGCACATGCCCATCGCTGATCCCCTGACGTATGTGTCCAAGATCGCTGAGAAAACCGGCATATCCGGCAAAACCCAGGGTGCAGCCATCAACATCCTGCGTGAGGCAAGACGCAAACGTGCTGCGGCTGGCAAAGACCCCATGGGCTTAGCGGCTGCTGCCCTCTACATTGCATGTCTGCAGAACAACGAGAAAAAGACTCAGAAAGACATCGCGGAAGCAGCAGGCGTCACCGAAGTCACAGTGCGAAACCGCTACAAGACCCTTAAAAAGCAGCTTAACTTAGAATTGCCCGATTAG
- a CDS encoding translation initiation factor → MAEVCSTCGLPKDLCVCGEIEKEQQRIRIRLETRKFGKATTIIDGMDDKNQNLQSVAQKLKTYCACGGTHKNGQIMLQGDHRDRVKEYLIKIGYPQENIELQ, encoded by the coding sequence ATGGCTGAAGTTTGTTCAACATGCGGATTACCAAAGGACCTATGCGTTTGTGGAGAAATAGAGAAAGAGCAACAGCGGATTCGCATACGCCTTGAAACCCGGAAATTCGGCAAAGCAACCACCATTATCGACGGCATGGACGACAAAAACCAGAACCTTCAAAGCGTCGCCCAGAAACTAAAAACCTACTGTGCCTGCGGAGGAACACACAAAAACGGGCAAATCATGCTTCAGGGCGATCACCGCGACCGCGTCAAGGAATATCTCATAAAAATCGGGTATCCACAAGAAAACATCGAACTCCAATAA
- a CDS encoding methionine-R-sulfoxide reductase — MSTSQSQPKLRKLTPEEEQVIVHKGTEMPFTGKYYEFWDKGTYVCKRCGAKLYRSESKFEAGCGWPSFDDEIPGAVKRIPDADGQRTEIQCVNCGAHLGHVFTGEHLTDKDTRHCVNSMSMDFIPDK; from the coding sequence TTGTCTACTTCTCAAAGTCAGCCTAAACTACGAAAGCTTACCCCCGAAGAGGAGCAGGTTATTGTGCATAAAGGCACCGAGATGCCCTTCACAGGCAAATACTACGAGTTCTGGGACAAGGGCACCTATGTGTGTAAGCGCTGCGGAGCTAAACTGTACCGCTCAGAAAGCAAATTTGAAGCCGGCTGCGGCTGGCCAAGCTTTGACGACGAAATCCCCGGCGCAGTAAAACGCATCCCCGACGCCGACGGGCAGCGAACCGAGATTCAATGCGTTAACTGCGGCGCCCACCTTGGGCATGTCTTTACAGGCGAGCATTTGACGGATAAGGACACGCGGCACTGCGTTAATTCGATGTCGATGGATTTTATCCCTGACAAGTAA
- a CDS encoding cupin domain-containing protein, which produces MSSSKEDLASKATNLSGLIAYQAGSVVSRTLIDKAAGTVTLFAFDAGQGLSEHTAPYDALVYVLEGSVEVTISGQVVLLGAGEVTIMPANKPHALAAKTRFKMLLTMIKS; this is translated from the coding sequence ATGTCAAGTAGCAAAGAGGATTTAGCTTCAAAAGCCACCAATCTCTCAGGCTTAATTGCCTACCAAGCGGGTTCAGTGGTCAGCCGCACCCTCATCGATAAGGCAGCGGGCACAGTTACGCTGTTTGCCTTCGACGCGGGGCAAGGCCTAAGCGAGCACACCGCACCCTATGACGCGTTGGTCTATGTTTTGGAGGGCTCAGTTGAAGTGACCATTTCGGGTCAAGTGGTTCTTCTTGGAGCAGGTGAAGTAACGATTATGCCTGCCAATAAGCCTCATGCGCTGGCGGCGAAGACGCGGTTTAAGATGCTGCTGACCATGATAAAGTCTTAG
- a CDS encoding AbrB/MazE/SpoVT family DNA-binding domain-containing protein, translated as MLEVESKTEVKVTRKGQTTIPVKLRRKYKIEEGTKLQVTDTGDGILLRRRLTTVDLFGSGAGTATVEEVNKLLDELRAQDE; from the coding sequence ATGCTGGAAGTAGAGTCTAAAACAGAGGTAAAGGTGACAAGGAAGGGCCAGACAACCATACCAGTTAAGCTCAGACGAAAATACAAAATTGAAGAGGGCACAAAACTCCAAGTTACCGACACAGGCGATGGAATATTATTAAGACGCAGATTAACCACAGTCGACCTCTTTGGTTCAGGCGCCGGCACTGCTACTGTAGAAGAAGTAAATAAACTGCTTGATGAACTCAGGGCTCAAGATGAATAG
- a CDS encoding PIN domain-containing protein codes for MNRAVFDTRFFMAGYYSTNEVQTKKLGEKVRSTKERFVSAVVLHEVYQISLRKNGSDTAKLRTALVEKDFEVIAVTADIAKSSAELRSKYDLSMADSIIAATALSLKATCLSDDPHFKAVKEIKTDWI; via the coding sequence ATGAATAGGGCTGTTTTTGATACACGGTTTTTTATGGCTGGCTATTATTCGACAAATGAAGTTCAGACAAAGAAGCTGGGCGAGAAGGTTAGGTCTACAAAAGAAAGGTTTGTCTCTGCGGTAGTTTTACATGAGGTTTACCAGATTTCGCTTCGGAAGAATGGTAGCGATACGGCTAAGCTTAGAACGGCTTTGGTTGAAAAGGACTTTGAAGTAATCGCTGTTACTGCTGATATTGCAAAGTCGTCTGCTGAGTTAAGGTCAAAATATGACCTGTCGATGGCTGATAGCATAATAGCCGCAACAGCGCTCTCATTAAAAGCGACTTGTCTTTCTGATGACCCTCACTTTAAGGCTGTTAAAGAAATTAAAACTGACTGGATTTAA
- a CDS encoding nitroreductase family protein, whose protein sequence is MHDAIVGRRSIRRYQPKPVPLEAVLGVLEAAGWAPSAHNSQPWRFIILQDPKVKRALAEALAEAWAADLLRDGKKPDAAIRRERVERFAEAPALVLACLTMEGLRRFPDAERQGLEHDLAVASLGAGLQNLLLAAYSAGLGGCWYCAPAFCKDKVREILQIPQSVEPQAFITLGYAAEHPSAPSRKKLTEYCFLDAWGNPLA, encoded by the coding sequence ATGCATGATGCCATCGTGGGGCGGCGTAGCATCCGCAGATACCAGCCTAAACCAGTTCCCCTTGAAGCGGTCTTGGGGGTTTTGGAGGCTGCAGGCTGGGCGCCCTCGGCGCATAACAGCCAACCCTGGCGCTTCATAATTCTGCAGGACCCCAAGGTTAAGCGGGCGTTGGCGGAGGCGCTTGCGGAGGCGTGGGCTGCGGATTTGCTGCGGGACGGCAAAAAGCCAGATGCCGCCATACGCAGGGAACGGGTGGAACGGTTTGCCGAGGCGCCAGCGCTGGTTTTGGCTTGCCTGACTATGGAGGGGCTGCGCAGGTTCCCCGATGCGGAGCGTCAGGGTTTGGAGCATGATTTGGCGGTGGCGAGTTTAGGTGCGGGGTTGCAGAATCTTCTTTTGGCAGCCTACTCCGCGGGGTTGGGCGGCTGCTGGTACTGTGCCCCGGCCTTCTGCAAGGATAAAGTGCGGGAAATCCTCCAAATCCCCCAATCTGTTGAGCCGCAGGCATTCATTACGCTGGGCTACGCCGCTGAGCACCCATCTGCTCCTTCCCGAAAGAAACTGACGGAATACTGCTTTTTGGATGCCTGGGGGAACCCTTTAGCCTAA
- a CDS encoding zinc-dependent dehydrogenase has protein sequence MLAAFYYNNHDVRVQEIPQPHAGEEEVVLKVMASGICGSDVIEWYRVPKAPRVLGHEATGILTEVGSKVQGYREGDRVFVSHHVPCFSCRHCKRGNHTACHTLHTTNYYPGGFSQYVLVPKINVQYGIYKLPDAMSYEEGTFIEPLACVSRGQRLSGLKGDDTVLIIGSGISGILHVQLAKFRGVERIIVADINPYRLELAKKFGAHHALDARDNLAEKLKEVNDGHLADQVIVCTGATSAATASMDCVENGGTILFFAVPDPTVKLPVPINQFWRNEITMRTSYGAAPNDIEDSLRVLATGELDVKDMITHRLPLYEAQEGFRLMAEAGNSLKVILEPNLK, from the coding sequence ATGCTTGCGGCTTTCTACTACAACAACCACGACGTAAGAGTACAGGAGATCCCCCAGCCCCACGCTGGCGAGGAGGAAGTTGTGCTTAAGGTGATGGCGAGCGGCATCTGCGGCAGCGACGTCATCGAATGGTACCGTGTGCCTAAGGCGCCGCGGGTACTGGGGCATGAAGCCACAGGCATCCTAACGGAGGTCGGCAGCAAAGTGCAGGGCTACAGGGAGGGCGACCGCGTCTTTGTCAGCCACCACGTGCCCTGCTTTAGCTGCCGCCACTGCAAACGCGGCAACCACACCGCCTGCCATACCCTGCACACCACCAACTATTACCCCGGGGGCTTCAGCCAGTACGTTTTGGTGCCTAAAATCAACGTGCAATACGGCATCTACAAGCTCCCCGACGCCATGAGCTATGAGGAGGGCACCTTCATCGAGCCCCTTGCCTGCGTTTCGCGGGGACAGCGGCTCTCGGGGCTTAAAGGCGACGACACCGTGCTTATCATCGGCAGCGGCATCTCAGGGATACTGCATGTGCAGCTTGCCAAATTCAGGGGAGTCGAACGCATCATCGTAGCCGACATCAACCCCTACCGATTGGAGCTGGCCAAAAAATTCGGGGCCCACCACGCACTTGACGCGCGAGATAACCTTGCTGAGAAACTCAAAGAAGTCAACGACGGCCATCTAGCTGATCAAGTTATCGTCTGCACAGGCGCCACCTCCGCGGCGACGGCTTCGATGGACTGCGTGGAGAACGGCGGAACCATCCTCTTCTTCGCGGTGCCTGACCCCACGGTGAAGCTGCCGGTGCCCATTAACCAGTTCTGGCGCAACGAAATCACCATGCGCACCAGCTACGGCGCCGCCCCCAACGACATCGAAGATTCCCTGCGGGTGCTGGCAACCGGCGAACTCGACGTGAAGGACATGATTACGCATCGGCTACCCCTCTACGAGGCGCAGGAGGGCTTCCGCTTGATGGCTGAGGCAGGCAACTCGCTGAAAGTGATTTTGGAACCCAACCTCAAATAG